In one window of Gopherus evgoodei ecotype Sinaloan lineage chromosome 9, rGopEvg1_v1.p, whole genome shotgun sequence DNA:
- the TMEM35A gene encoding transmembrane protein 35A isoform X2: MTKANLLSIQERKDHKRKRAYKSYVRALPILKKMGVSSILLRKSIGALEVACGIVMTLVPGRPKDVANFFLLLLVLAVLFFHQLVGDPLKRYAHALVFGILLTCRLLIARQPEEQPPEKKILLVNGNEQPLAHEAAPEKGKVKVS; this comes from the exons ATGACAAAGGCCAACCTGCTTTCTATACAGGAAAGAAAAGATCATAAAAGG AAACGAGCCTACAAAAGTTACGTCCGGGCCCTTCCCATATTGAAGAAGATGGGAGTCAGCTCAATCCTTCTCCGCAAGAGCATTGGTGCCCTGGAGGTAGCATGTGGAATTGTCATGACACTGGTGCCTGGACGCCCCAAGGACGTGGCCAACTTTTTCCTCCTGCTTCTCGTGCTCGCTGTGCTCTTTTTTCACCAGTTAGTGGGTGACCCACTCAAGCGCTATGCCCACGCCCTTGTCTTTGGGATCCTGCTCACTTGCCGCCTACTGATCGCCCGCCAGCCTGAGGAGCAGCCACCTGAGAAGAAGATCCTTTTGGTGAATGGTAATGAGCAGCCACTTGCCCACGAGGCAGCTCCTGAGAAAGGCAAAGTAAAGGTGTCTTAG